One genomic segment of Ctenopharyngodon idella isolate HZGC_01 chromosome 7, HZGC01, whole genome shotgun sequence includes these proteins:
- the isl2b gene encoding insulin gene enhancer protein isl-2b isoform X1: protein MVDIIFSSSFLNDMGDHSKKKSGLAMCVGCGSQIHDQYILRVSPDLEWHAACLKCVECNQYLDETCTCFVRDGKTYCKRDYVRLFGIKCAKCTLGFSSSDLVMRARDSVYHIECFRCSVCSRQLLPGDEFSVRDEDLLCRADHGLALERGSGDSPLSPGNIHSRGLHMAADPVSVRQTPHRNHMHKQSEKTTRVRTVLNEKQLHTLRTCYNANPRPDALMKEQLVEMTGLSPRVIRVWFQNKRCKDKKRSILMKQLQQQQHGDKTNLQGMTGTALVAGSPIRHNPSVPGHPVEVQTYQPPWKALSEFALQSDLDQPAFQQLVSFSESGSLGNSSGSDVTSLSSQLPDTPNSMVPSPVET, encoded by the exons ATGGTGGATATAATATTCAGCTCTTCTTTTTTGAATGATATGGGGGATCATTCCAAAA AGAAGTCCGGACTTGCGATGTGTGTAGGCTGCGGCAGTCAAATCCATGACCAGTACATCCTGCGGGTCTCCCCCGACCTGGAGTGGCACGCAGCCTGTTTGAAGTGTGTGGAGTGCAACCAATACCTGGACGAGACATGCACTTGCTTCGTACGGGACGGGAAAACATATTGCAAGAGAGATTATGTAAG ATTGTTCGGTATAAAATGCGCAAAATGCACTTTGGGCTTTAGCAGCAGTGATTTGGTCATGAGAGCTCGGGACAGTGTGTATCACATCGAATGTTTCCGCTGCTCAGTGTGTAGCCGGCAGCTTTTGCCTGGGGATGAGTTCTCTGTCCGGGACGAGGACCTGCTGTGTCGGGCAGATCATGGTTTGGCTCTGGAGCGCGGATCAGGCGACAGCCCTCTTAGTCCGGGAAACATCCACAGCAGAGGATTACACATGGCAG ctgACCCGGTGTCGGTCCGACAAACTCCTCATCGGAACCACATGCACAAACAATCGGAGAAGACCACTCGAGTGAGGACGGTGTTAAACGAGAAGCAGCTACACACTTTACGGACGTGCTACAACGCAAACCCGCGACCAGATGCGCTCATGAAGGAGCAGCTGGTGGAGATGACAGGCCTGAGCCCGCGGGTCATtcgagtttggttccaaaacaaGCGCTGTAAGGATAAGAAGAGATCTATACTCATGAAACagttacaacaacagcaacatggCGATAAGACG AATCTGCAGGGTATGACGGGCACTGCGCTGGTTGCAGGCAGCCCAATAAGACACAACCCCTCAGTGCCAGGACACCCGGTGGAAGTGCAGACTTACCAACCACCCTGGAAAGCTCTCAGCGAATTTGCACTTCAGAGTGACTTAGATCAACCTGCATTTCAACAGCTG GTGTCTTTCTCGGAATCCGGTTCTTTAGGAAATTCATCGGGCAGCGACGTGACCTCTCTTTCTTCACAGTTACCGGACACACCGAACAGCATGGTACCGAGCCCGGTGGAGACGTGA
- the isl2b gene encoding insulin gene enhancer protein isl-2b isoform X2, translating into MRARDSVYHIECFRCSVCSRQLLPGDEFSVRDEDLLCRADHGLALERGSGDSPLSPGNIHSRGLHMAADPVSVRQTPHRNHMHKQSEKTTRVRTVLNEKQLHTLRTCYNANPRPDALMKEQLVEMTGLSPRVIRVWFQNKRCKDKKRSILMKQLQQQQHGDKTNLQGMTGTALVAGSPIRHNPSVPGHPVEVQTYQPPWKALSEFALQSDLDQPAFQQLVSFSESGSLGNSSGSDVTSLSSQLPDTPNSMVPSPVET; encoded by the exons ATGAGAGCTCGGGACAGTGTGTATCACATCGAATGTTTCCGCTGCTCAGTGTGTAGCCGGCAGCTTTTGCCTGGGGATGAGTTCTCTGTCCGGGACGAGGACCTGCTGTGTCGGGCAGATCATGGTTTGGCTCTGGAGCGCGGATCAGGCGACAGCCCTCTTAGTCCGGGAAACATCCACAGCAGAGGATTACACATGGCAG ctgACCCGGTGTCGGTCCGACAAACTCCTCATCGGAACCACATGCACAAACAATCGGAGAAGACCACTCGAGTGAGGACGGTGTTAAACGAGAAGCAGCTACACACTTTACGGACGTGCTACAACGCAAACCCGCGACCAGATGCGCTCATGAAGGAGCAGCTGGTGGAGATGACAGGCCTGAGCCCGCGGGTCATtcgagtttggttccaaaacaaGCGCTGTAAGGATAAGAAGAGATCTATACTCATGAAACagttacaacaacagcaacatggCGATAAGACG AATCTGCAGGGTATGACGGGCACTGCGCTGGTTGCAGGCAGCCCAATAAGACACAACCCCTCAGTGCCAGGACACCCGGTGGAAGTGCAGACTTACCAACCACCCTGGAAAGCTCTCAGCGAATTTGCACTTCAGAGTGACTTAGATCAACCTGCATTTCAACAGCTG GTGTCTTTCTCGGAATCCGGTTCTTTAGGAAATTCATCGGGCAGCGACGTGACCTCTCTTTCTTCACAGTTACCGGACACACCGAACAGCATGGTACCGAGCCCGGTGGAGACGTGA